A genomic region of Fusarium oxysporum Fo47 chromosome VI, complete sequence contains the following coding sequences:
- a CDS encoding dolichol-phosphate mannosyltransferase subunit 3, with amino-acid sequence MTRAQQTISLALLVSSLYLALFLELIPLPPLIQEQIVPVLPFWALVSFGAYLLFRLGFGILTFNDVPNAHKELTAEIEQAKVELRQLGVTVD; translated from the exons ATGACTCGCGCTCAGCAGACCATTTCTCTCGCCCTCTTGGTTTCCTCC CTCTACCTTGCGCTcttccttgagctcatccctcttcctcctctgatCCAGGAGCAGATCGTCCCTGTT CTCCCCTTCTGGGCTCTGGTCTCCTTCGGCGCATACCTCCTCTTCCGTCTCGGCTTCGGCATCCTCACCTTCAACGACGTCCCCAACGCACACAAGGAGCTCACGGCGGAGATTGAGCAGGCCAAGGTTGAGCTCCGACAGCTCGGCGTCACTGTCGACTAA
- a CDS encoding oxidoreductase-like protein produces the protein MSLPSRLLPRLRPLIPSRSIVSAAPKRIEDWPQRNSLGPYYEVILNNPSQIPIDKPEVPPKTADPSVQSEFPTKTAVQTPEEKARLVFGSRLFGSAEKDERLAARQAKATYIAGVLVPPKPVEPDNCCMSGCVNCVYDQYRDELEEWQLKNAEAQAALRKHEGYVDSDGGGSESNWVAPEVGKAKIAKDFWDEELYADLPVGIREFMKTEKLLKKRHESERTEKN, from the coding sequence ATGTCATTACCGTCCAGATTACTACCTCGGTTACGGCCCCTAATACCCTCACGAAGCATCGTCAGCGCCGCACCAAAACGCATAGAAGACTGGCCGCAGCGCAATTCCCTTGGTCCATACTACGAAGTAATCCTCAACAACCCTTCTCAAATCCCAATCGACAAACCAGAAGTCCCCCCTAAAACAGCAGACCCCTCAGTGCAATCCGAGTTCCCCACGAAAACCGCTGTGCAAACACCAGAAGAAAAAGCACGTTTAGTCTTTGGCTCACGCCTCTTCGGCTCTGCGGAGAAAGACGAGCGCCTAGCAGCACGGCAAGCAAAAGCGACATACATAGCTGGCGTTCTCGTACCGCCCAAGCCCGTTGAGCCGGATAATTGCTGCATGAGCGGCTGTGTGAACTGCGTGTATGACCAGTACCGCGATGAATTGGAGGAGTGGCAGCTCAAGAACGCAGAGGCACAAGCTGCGCTGAGAAAACACGAGGGATATGTGGATTCGGACGGTGGAGGGTCAGAGTCGAATTGGGTCGCGCCAGAGGTcggcaaggccaagattgCGAAGGACTTTTGGGACGAGGAGCTGTATGCGGATTTGCCAGTTGGGATTAGAGAGTTTATGAAGACGGAAAAgcttttgaagaagaggcatgaGAGTGAAAGGACCGAGAAGAACTGA
- a CDS encoding phosphoribosyltransferase-like protein — MVEKLYVTYNDVHKMCQKSAEKLLADFQPQLLIAIGGGGYVPARILRSFLKKAGSPNIPIQAIGLSLYESLGNDEVEAPGTKVTRTQWLDLTALGEMENLVGKRILIVDEVDDTRTTLEYAVKELEKDVEIARQRMGEGAPAPKTEFSIFVLHNKDKPKKGKLPDDMLATRYSAAETVGDVWINYPWEAIDIDEHDRNASLQTKSN, encoded by the exons ATGGTCGAGAAGCTCTACGTCACATACAACGAT GTGCACAAGATGTGCCAAAAGTCcgctgagaagcttctcgccGACTTCCAGCCTCAGCTTCTGATCGCCATCGGTGGCGGTGGTTACGTTCCCGCTCGAATCCTCCGATCTTTCCTCAAGAAGGCCGGCTCTCCCAACATCCCCATCCAGGCCATCGGTCTCTCTCTCTACGAGTCTCTCGGCAACGATGAGGTCGAGGCTCCTGGCACAAAGGTCACCCGAACACAGTGGCTCGACTTGACCGCTCTCGGCGAGATGGAGAACCTCGTCGGAAAGCGAATCCTTATCGTTGACGAGGTCGACGATACCCGAACAACCCTCGAGTACGCTGTtaaggagcttgagaaggatgttgagattgcTCGTCAGCGCATGGGCGAGGGCGCTCCTGCTCCCAAGACCGAGTTTAGCATCTTTGTCCTCCAC aacaaggacaagcccaagaagggaaagctCCCCGATGACATGCTCGCCACCCGTTACTCCGCTGCCGAGACTGTTGGAGACGTCTGGATCAACTACCCCTGGGAGGCCATCGACATCGACGAGCATGACAGGAACGCCAGCCTGCAGACCAAGAGCAACTAA
- a CDS encoding hint-domain-containing protein: MVRVPIFRSLITGSKSTNDEKPQETSEKEQVQPIGTISDKDAILRLEPVPNRKGLLIKIEPPKEPSVKIPHVPCDIVLVIDVSGSMVSAAPVPGESDESNGLSVLDLTKHAALTIIESMNENDRLGIVTFASKAKVLQPLIPMNKENKARSLKNVKSMKPLDATNLWQGLLDGIKLFNTGESSTNVPAIMILTDGMPNHMNPAAGFVPKIRAMGPLPASIHTFGFGYSLRSGLLKSIAEIGGGNYAFIPDAGMIGTVFVHAVANLQSTFATRAVLKLSYTRPLELYETTGPSVDQIVPVFADDSEDSQVELTINLGNLQFGQSRDIFLSTNGLKELEFLNEENPTRALVDAHLTYVKPGDCLKSRKVLESMLSKDADFIPMASNQRSILEYSDLPASEIAYHESRSLICNFISTMFPIGVDGEHGITRGMKNKREDLRTWIDTLPAKNFDDVKNQSLMKDVSADEPQGQVSMAIESKEYFNRWGCHFLPSLLNAHTRQVCNSFKDPGPLQYSTESPLFISCRDALDQIFDNLPAPEPSRHVHARGGRSRGSSTGISMSSYRNSSGVCFAGSTVVALASGRTVQIRKLRRGMKVRTPRGSRRVAMVLKTPVESEILCRVGKVLVTPWHPVSSDGKRWGFPANEADGVVMYTGCIYSVLLERDASSFAHAIRVGDMWGVTLGHGLTTGSDVRAHTFFGDYNAVGKGLLSLPRRAHGIIIGGGVERDEETGLVTSFRQPNK; encoded by the exons ATGGTT AGAGTACCCATCTTTCGCAGTCTCATCACTGGCTCTAAGAGCACCAATGATGAGAAGCCCCAAGAAACTTCCGAAAAGGAACAGGTTCAACCCATCGGGACCATCTCAGATAAAGATGCGATTCTTCGTCTAGAGCCTGTACCAAATAGAAAAGGtctcttgatcaagatcGAACCACCAAAAGAACCATCCGTCAAGATACCCCATGTCCCTTGCGATATCGTCCTTGTCATTGATGTCTCTGGATCCATGGTATCTGCAGCGCCTGTCCCTGGAGAAAGCGACGAGAGCAATGGTTTATCTGTTCTTGACCTCACAAAGCATGCTGCGCTTACTATTATTGAGTCAATGAACGAGAACGATCGTCTTGGTATTGTCACCTTTGcctccaaggccaaggttcttcaacctcttATCCCTATGAACAAAGAGAACAAAGCTCGGTCGCTAAAGAATGTCAAGAGCATGAAACCTCTTGACGCCACCAATCTCTGGCAGGGTTTGCTTGACGGTATCAAGTTGTTCAACACTGGAGAGTCATCTACCAACGTCCCTGCCATCATGATTCTCACCGACGGAATGCCAAACCACAT GAACCCTGCAGCAGGCTTCGTCCCCAAGATCCGCGCGATGGGACCCCTCCCAGCCTCAATCCACACGTTCGGCTTCGGTTACAGTCTCCGCTCCGGCCTTCTCAAGTCCATCGCCGAGATTGGCGGCGGCAACTACGCCTTTATCCCTGATGCCGGTATGATCGGTACAGTATTCGTCCACGCTGTCGCAAACCTCCAGAGCACATTCGCAACTCGCGCTGTTCTCAAGCTCTCATACACCAGGCCCTTGGAGTTATACGAGACAACTGGGCCGTCCGTGGACCAGATCGTCCCTGTGTTTGCCGATGACTCGGAAGATAGCCAGGTTGAGCTTACGATAAACCTGGGGAATCTGCAGTTTGGACAGTCTCGCGATATTTTTCTTAGCACTAATGGTCTCAAGGAACTTGAGTTCCTGAATGAAGAGAATCCAACTCGCGCTCTTGTCGATGCGCATTTGACATACGTCAAGCCTGGGGATTGTCTCAAGAGTCGCAAGGTCCTTGAGTCAATGCTGTCAAAAGACGCTGATTTCATCCCCATGGCAAGTAACCAGCGAAGTATTCTGGAGTACAGCGACCTACCTGCCTCTGAGATCGCATACCATGAGTCGAGGTCTCTAATCTGTAACTTCATCTCGACCATGTTTCCTATTGGGGTAGATGGTGAGCACGGTATCACACGGGGTATGAAGAATAAGCGCGAAGACCTCCGAACTTGGATCGATACCCTTCCCGCCAAGAACTTTGACGACGTGAAGAACCAATCTCTCATGAAAGATGTATCAGCCGATGAACCCCAAGGTCAAGTTTCCATGGCTATCGAAAGTAAAGAATACTTCAACAGATGGGGATGTCATTTCCTCCCATCTCTCCTCAACGCCCATACCCGCCAAGTCTGCAACTCTTTCAAAGACCCCGGCCCTCTTCAATACAGCACTGAAAGCCCTCTATTCATCTCCTGCCGCGACGCACTTGACCAAATCTTCGATAATCTCCCCGCCCCCGAACCTTCACGACACGTGCACGCTAGAGGCGGTCGTTCACGAGGTTCATCCACAGGCATCAGCATGAGTTCCTACCGCAACTCGAGCGGCGTCTGCTTCGCAGGCTCCACAGTCGTCGCACTCGCTTCTGGACGAACGGTGCAGATCCGAAAACTTCGCCGCGGCATGAAAGTCCGTACACCTCGTGGTTCGCGCCGTGTTGCCATGGTTCTCAAAACCCCCGTCGAGAGCGAGATCCTGTGTCGCGTGGGCAAAGTTCTCGTCACACCGTGGCATCCTGTGTCTTCCGACGGAAAACGCTGGGGCTTTCCCGCCAACGAAGCTGATGGCGTTGTGATGTATACTGGATGTATTTACTCTGTTCTTCTGGAGCGCGATGCTAGTTCTTTTGCGCATGCTATTCGCGTTGGAGATATGTGGGGTGTAACTCTGGGACACGGATTGACGACGGGATCTGATGTTCGCGCTCATACGTTCTTTGGGGACTATAACGCTGTTGGTAAGGGTTTGTTGAGTCTTCCACGCCGTGCACACGGGATCATCATCGGTGGTGGTGTGGAGAGGGACGAGGAAACTGGTCTGGTCACCAGCTTCAGACAGCCCAACAAGTAA